TCTGGATATTTATCTGGCGAAACAATTTTACCATTTTTCATTAGATACCAATGACCTAATTCGTTTTTAACGATTTCATACCCATCTAATTTACCGATTGCTTGTTTTACTTGTGCATCTTTCACTTGTTGTTTCATTTTTTTACGTTGCTTCCAACGTGTATGGATTGGTTTTGCCCATGTCATGTCTAAACTCTTCATATCAAAAGTACCTGTTGCTGGATTCCATGCTTTAGAATTTGCTACTTGTGCTAAACCTGTATTAAATTCTTGTTGACTCGCTTCATAATCTGAAAAGAAACCTGCTGATTGACCATCATATGCATGAAACTTTTCTAATTTTTCCCGACGTTTATCAATACTTTCACAGGCATTGATATATCTACGCTCTAAATCTGGTCGCGGGGTTTTAGCGGTACTCATTTGGTGGTCTAAACGCTGTTTCAACTGCTCAAATTGATTGATTTCTTCCAAAATCAGGTCCTCATCCGTATCAATCCCACTAACAGTTCCTTGATATTCACTAAGAAACTTTTTATGCGCACTTTCCAACGCTTCACCTGTCATTATAGCAGATTGACATAACGGTGTATAAGCAACCATAAAATAACTTTTCGCTGAATCGTAGGCCTTACTAGAAAGTGGTGCAGATAAAAACAGTTGAATGCTTGCTTGTAATGATGTAATAGCCTGATTTGCTTGATTGGTCAATTGAGAGGCTTGTGATGATCGTGCTTGTGCTTCACTCACGTAAAATTTAAGCCCCATTTTCTTTTGCCTCCGACTTCTTCCAAAAAGCTTGTTGATCTGCCTTTAGATTTTCTTCTTGATCAAACAATGTACGTTCATCTTTCTTTAGCTGAAGAAGTTGTTTATCAAATTCTCGTTGAGCTTTTTTAGCGAGATGAAGACTTTCCTCTCCTCTTTCTTCAAAGAAAGCTCGCTCCTCTGCTTCACAATTTCCTAAGACAAAATCATAAGCAGCCTGTTCTTGTTGTTGTAGCTGAAAAAATTCTTCCTGTTGCTCTTCTATGTAGCGTTGCTCTTTTCTAATCGCTAACTGATCCTCTTGAAGTTGTTCTAAACAAATTCTGAACTTATAATTTTTTTGATCAAATACTTGTTGTCTCTGGACTTCACTCATGACAAACCTCCTGGAAAATTAAATTTTGTCAATTGAGCAATAGTTTGATCGATTCGTTCAAACTCTTCGCAACGGAATGAATATTATCGCCCGCAGAAACAACACTAGTAGATAATGCTGCTAATCCTTGTTGATAGTTATTAATTGATTGTACAGCTGGTGCATTGCCTGAAACATTGGTGCTAGAAGCTGATACAGAAACACTTATACTATTTAAAGCACTGTCAGACTGACTAAAAGAAGCCGAAATACCACCAGCAATACTTGAATTACTATTAACAGTCATTTTGTTCCTTCTTAATTATCATATTGTATAATTTAGTTTATCATATAATAGACAAACTATAAATATGGAAAATGGATTAAAAAGGAACTATAAATGAATACTTATATATATCCATAAAGAAATTATAAATAATCATACACATAAATTATTAAATGAGTTAAAATAAAGACCTTTTAATGATTCACCTAAATTAAAAAGGCTAGGAATATTGATTTAACAGTGTTCCTAGCGCATATTAGAGAGTTAGCAATATAGATTTCATTAGAAAGAATTGGGAAAAGTTAGTAAATATGCGAATCAACAATGAGTAAATCGTTACTCTTAATCACTAATAACTAGACAAAGAAAATTCAATCGTAGTTAACTACGGAGTTAAATCAAATAGCATGGGCATGCAAATACTTAGTATAATTTACTTACCATTGAACACTTTGCTCAGAAAAATTTCATCTACATTTTGATCTATTTTTAAATCCTTAAACATTGATGAATATATATTTACCATTCGTTCATTTGCTTGTAAACTGTCAACTGTTCCACTCTCTAAATAAGCATAGAATTTCTTCACAGCATCCATAACTTCTTTTGAATCGTAAAAAGTTGCTGTAATACCATTCATCGCAGCCGAGTATTCATCACTTTTAACATCATACCTATAACTAATCATTTGAACTAGAGTGCTATACTTTTTACTCCATAAATCATGTTCTCTTCGCGATTCTTCCATCTGCCTCTGAAATTCCTTATTCTGTTTATCAAGCTTCGACGAATATGCCAAAGAGATAAAAACGCCTATCAAACCTAAAGCACCACCAATAATTCCATCAATTGTTATGTTCATAAAAATAATTCCTTTCATATAGTCTATTCTAGTTATACGTAGATAGAGGCCACATAATTTCCCCACTATAATCTAACTCTTCTTCTATTTCCTCATCAATATTGTACTGAAGGAGGTTACATTCTTCTATTAGCCTATTTATCATCAAATTTCGTAGTAATAAAATGGGTTTTGTTTGAGTCTCTGGATTTTTTAGCTGATTTGTTATTTCTTCACTGGTAAAAGAAATACTATTCATAAATAAAGTCTTCGCTTTCAAATTCTTTGAAAGCAAATACTTTCCTTTATTGTATTTATACCAAAAGTATAAAAAGTCCTTTATTTCCTGATGTATCATTTTTATTTTTTCACTGTCAAAGTAATCGGTATTATTTATTTTCTCACCTATATTCTTGATAAAACTATCTGCTACTTTTTTAGGTATTACCAGGCTAGGCTCTCTAGCACAAATATAATAATTTTGAATAAAATCTAAAGGATATTCTTCATCCGCTAATTCAAGAACCTTTTCTCCTAATCTGACATACTCATCGTACGTATCCTGTAATTCAAAACTATCTTCTAAGAGATAATCTAGCGTAACCTCAAAGACTGATCTTAATTTCTTACAGTTTTCTAAGGTAGGCATAGCAGCATCATTTTCCCATTTTGCTATTGTCTTTATTGAAACCCCAACTTTTTCAGCCAATTGTTCTTGTGTCATTTGCTTCTTTTTTCTTTCTTCTTTTATTTTTAAATATACTCCCATTTATCAAACCCTCCAGTCTCAAATAATTCTA
The DNA window shown above is from Enterococcus sp. 12C11_DIV0727 and carries:
- a CDS encoding TIGR04197 family type VII secretion effector yields the protein MTVNSNSSIAGGISASFSQSDSALNSISVSVSASSTNVSGNAPAVQSINNYQQGLAALSTSVVSAGDNIHSVAKSLNESIKLLLN
- a CDS encoding helix-turn-helix domain-containing protein, which produces MGVYLKIKEERKKKQMTQEQLAEKVGVSIKTIAKWENDAAMPTLENCKKLRSVFEVTLDYLLEDSFELQDTYDEYVRLGEKVLELADEEYPLDFIQNYYICAREPSLVIPKKVADSFIKNIGEKINNTDYFDSEKIKMIHQEIKDFLYFWYKYNKGKYLLSKNLKAKTLFMNSISFTSEEITNQLKNPETQTKPILLLRNLMINRLIEECNLLQYNIDEEIEEELDYSGEIMWPLSTYN